The Papaver somniferum cultivar HN1 chromosome 6, ASM357369v1, whole genome shotgun sequence genome segment cgattcaatacttactcaagcaaatagaaatctgcgagtctaattgaacacatgagaaaacacttgaacggtaccaaagaccaatgttcaaggatcaatcaatttcaatcaacaaccaaaggttggatttcccaattgattgattcaaacgcataacttgtgatatttcaattatataacaaaatataatgcggaaaagaaataacacatacaccaaaagttttgttaacgaggaaaccgcaaatgcagaaaaaccccgggacctaatctaggttgaacacacattgtattaagccgctacaaacactagcctactacaaactaactttggtttggactgtatttgaaccccaatcaatctcacagtgatccaaggtacaattgcgctccttacgtctctgatcccagtaggatactacgcacttgattgccttagctgatctcacccacaactaagagttgctacgacccaaagtcgaagactttgataaacgaatctgtatcacacagaaaagtatactgtaatagataaatccgtctcccacagaaataccaacgagtttttgttccgtcttttgatgaatcaaggtgaacatgaaccaattgataaacgatgagacgaagatgttagtgacttcttttaatcttacctatcggagaaatcaatatcaagccaatcttatgattgtacttagtacgatagaaacaacaggatcagatcacgcaactacaaagaaaatagttgggtctggcttcacaatcccaatgaagtcttcaactcgttaacctacagggtctcggtagaaacctaaggttaaaggagaatcgactctagcttatacaactagtatcacacaggaggtatggggattaggtttcccagttgctagagttctcctttatataacctttcaaatcagggtttggaatctaagttaccttggtaaaaaaacattcaatattcatcgttagatgaaaacctgattatattcaagataatatctttcaaccgtttgatcgaaacttagcttgttacacacaaatgaaatgcacgttttaggtttgtgtaaccgtacacaaacatgtacatttagttggttcaacaatagttaaccaaatggttaggcatatgagtattttcatatcaaccatattcttctttaccataactagttcaaatgagtcaaatgaactagttagagagttgttaaattgcttagatcttatagaagtatacaatacacaatcgaagcaaagacgatttgattcactcgaatcgattcataaactttataaccacggtttgcaaatatgcattccttagtttatataagtttaagttcacgaataatcgtttttagaaaataaccaacctaagtacgcggactggtacgaggacttaagtacccggaataagtttgttttcaattcacaaactccagcagattttcacgggacgtgaacttccgatgatGCGCGTACTGGTACCCGGAATTTAgtttcggttttcctgatcagcaaagtatgcatactttggttcaaggaataaggacttacacatgcatgagttatcacacaatgtttatatccaatagtggttatatattctaaactctcatttcaatcaatgaaacattcttagaggacgttatatggttgttattcacaaaccatttttcgtcaaagcatttttcaagtaattgaaacttaatatgactttcgtcactagtaaagatgaacttggccaaagcgcaagcttaccaacacatattttgagaaatagataagcaagataaactcggttcgaaatagaaaatgtgtatattcatagtctatatatcaatacgacttttgtctcaagatatgagatagagtagatagacttttgagtgatagataagttcaagtctccacataccttttagtcgatgaagttccaccagttccttgagtagttcttcatctttgtatggtgatcgccatggagtctagagctcaactacactttatatcctagtccgagacttcactacaccattttaaggatTTAGCAACCCAGAGTAGCAACATCACTAGTGCCGTTGCGAAATTTCGGTTGCTAATTCCTGTTACTAATCTGTCACAACGGCAGGATTCTGTTGCTAATTTAGCAACCGCGACATTTCGGTTGCCAATAGCAACTGCTAAGTATTCATGCATGCGAAACACGTGTGTGGTCGGGAACACTTTGACATTGTTTTGGGCCCAAGTCAAAGTTTGGTcaagtcttctttttttttttccacccTTCGTACCTATATCTGCTTTTATCTTTCCTTCCTCGATTTTTCCGTATCGTCTtatcccaaaagtcattcgaagagaattcattcttcttcttcttcttcttcttcttcctatgctgtcttctttctttctttctgtcGACTTCAATCTCAGAGATTTGAGGTTCTTTTGTGTGAGGGATTCATGAAAGCTTTGTATATTGATGAATCAAATAAGATGGTGCTACAGATAAAGTTGTTTGAGCACCGAGTGAAGCAAAAGTAATGCTGTTGTGAAATCGATCGTTAGAGTTTAATTTTGGAAGGAAGAATCAAGAGAAGTAGAGTGATATCGAGGAGTGGaggatggtggtgatgatgattcAAGTAGTTGATTCAGATTTGCAAGAAAAGGTATTTCAGagagaacaaaattagggtttcctcaaATTGTTCATGTTTTTGTGTAATTGTTTGTTATTTGGTTGTTTATCTGGATGTGTTTTATGTTAATTGAAGATTTTGCTGAAATTCTAAGTGCAATTAAGTTCAGGTGAAGgattaaaaaaaattaggtttcTTGTTCTTCGTCaaattagaattagggtttttgtgttGAGAATTGCAGATGAAGTAAATAGTGGTGATTGTTTCTAATAGAGTTTGAAGTGAAGTACAAGGTTATAGGACTTAGAGATATTAATGATTGGAGAAGTGATGAAGCTATAGTTgttgtggttgatatgaaaaaggGATTAGACTCAGGTAAAAGGGGTTTATATGTGTTGAATGTTCATGAATCTGTGTAGTATTTGGCTGAAATACTCCTACAAATCCTATCGCCGACTGAATTATAGATGGGGTTGATAGCTCAACTTGATTtatcctttttgtttttgtttcgcaGGTCCAGAATTTGATAGAATACCGCTCCTTAATCAAGCGAATAGCAATGGACAACGTAGCATGGATCCTGATAACTTGGGAATTGGCGGCTAGGTTTGAGATGAGGGTAACTAACTCGACTGTTCATTTTTTCCGTATGCTAGAAGGTTTGTCTTCTACAACAAAATACAACTTTGTATTTGCCTCTTGACCCCTTAATTACAGCCTTTAATTGTAAGATTTTTTGGGCTCTATTGCATGAAATGATTTACACCTTCATTAATATTTCAGTGATGCAATGTTGGTGACAGTTGCCTATTTGTTGCATTTTCTTATTGTAGGATAAATTCCATGTGCTTTTAATGATGTTACTGCCATGTTCTGTCATCTACACCTATCTATGCCGCATGAACACAAACTTAAGAGCATGTGTTTTTTGTTAGAATTGTTAAGCTAATTAGTTAAACATGGTGAATACTTAAGAGCATGTGTTTTTTGTGTCTGTCACGTCTGTATGCCATTGTTATTTGGTACCCACCTGGAGTATTCATCTTTCCTGCAGTCTGAGGCTGATTTGCTTAGTAAATATCTTCGTGATAACAACGTTTCTGCAAAGGTGTGTATTTTGCTATCCTAGATCTTGCTAATCAAGTTGATTGCAAGTTCTTACTCTACATATGTAGAATTTGCTTACTTAACAATAACATGTATATGT includes the following:
- the LOC113288934 gene encoding ATP-dependent DNA helicase Q-like 5 isoform X3, giving the protein MVVMMIQVVDSDLQEKVQNLIEYRSLIKRIAMDNVAWILITWELAARFEMRSEADLLSKYLRDNNVSAKSYHSGILAKDRSRTRELFCRIR
- the LOC113288934 gene encoding uncharacterized protein LOC113288934 isoform X2 gives rise to the protein MVVMMIQVVDSDLQEKVQNLIEYRSLIKRIAMDNVAWILITWELAARFEMRVTNSTVHFFRMLEGVVHESLYTLFSFADVVTAKALLSQVYL
- the LOC113288934 gene encoding uncharacterized protein LOC113288934 isoform X4, whose translation is MVVMMIQVVDSDLQEKVQNLIEYRSLIKRIAMDNVAWILITWELAARFEMRMWSLQKPCYHKYIYEKVASVYKPGRRYLHFFVNDAAFII
- the LOC113288934 gene encoding uncharacterized protein LOC113288934 isoform X5 codes for the protein MVVMMIQVVDSDLQEKVQNLIEYRSLIKRIAMDNVAWILITWELAARFEMRVTNSTVHFFRMLEDVVTAKALLSQVYL